The stretch of DNA CTCTCTTGTGGAGTGCTGTGAGGAACGTAACAGAATAAGGGTGGAACTTGATCTGGTTAAGAAATTATTGGAGAATATGGCATTAACAGACAAGAACACATCACATGACAGATCTGGATCATACACCCCTGTAACCACGTCCATCGGGCATATTCTTGGAGATGGCGAGGCAGAGACTGCATCAAAGACTACACCAAGTACAATAGAAATGGATTCAGCGTTACAGGAATACGAAATTCAGAGCCGAAGCTTAACATCAAATTTGTCTCGAGCAGATGATATTGGGACGTTTGGTGAAGATGAAGCGAGCAAAAGCTTGGAGGTAATCGATCCACGAATTGTTTGCCTTTTGTTATTGTACTTATATTGTTAGACTAATGGCAGAACCTAGAAAATGGCAGCTTAAAAATATTTGCCAGATTCGCTTTGCTGATTACCTCCATACCCCTAAAAAGTTCAGTCACACCTGTATGCCCTCGCgcgaacttttttttttacccgTGTACCCCTAAAAAGTTCACGCGAGGGCATACAGGTGCGGCCGAACTTTTTAGAGGTATGGAGGTAACAAGCAACTTTCGTAAGGGCATACAGGTTAAACACTTGATATATTTAGCATGGCATATAAACCTCTTTGTGGCCTTGAGGCATAGGGAAATATGACCCACTATATGAAATTTTAGAATGAGGCCCCTTTCTAGCACATAAAATAGACATTATTAGCATGTGAGGGAATTGGTCAATATTCTGACATGCCAAAATGTTTAAGTCAGCTTAAAAATATCTTCTGGTGTATATTCAATAATTATGACCAGCCTGAGTGTGTCTGGGATTTTAACCGTTTGCTTGGGCTTGTCAAGCTTACTAGCCAAGTTCTTGTGACCCTAGACAAGACAAAGCCAAACCAACCTACAAGACACTGAACTCCAACCTTGACAGACCCAACTCACAAATACATGTAGGTAATATAAGTCCTTTTTGGTACTCAAATTTGAGAAAGCTGTTTGTTAATTGTTTTTATTTTGGTTGTACTGATTAGAAATGTGAGTTGTTTAATGattccaacttttttttttcatctttgaTCATTAATATTTAAAGAACTATGTTGATTGGCAACATATGGTTGATTTCACTAGATTCATTAAGGGAtacattttcataattataaTCAATTCTATTTCAAATTATCACATTTTATACAAAGGACTAGTCAGAAAGTGTCATATTGTAGAGTCGTAGACCATGTTGATATCCTGAACAACTTGCATCTAGGTTAATGTTATAGATCACACGTTGTGCTTTGACCTGTTATCTTACTGAAGCAAATATATGTTGAAGTCACTTGGATGAGGGCAGTGTACATTTTCAACACCATTCGTTATATCTTCTGTTCCACAATGACTAATGTTCATAGTGGTGACTGCCTGTTCAGCTTACTTTGTTTTTCTATTTCACAGAATTGCGATAAGGAATGTGAATCATCAATAGAGAATCATTTGAATGGTAATAGCATCAAAGATATTTCTAGAGAGCATAAGAAATTAGCAACCGAATTGAACCTTTTCCAGAAGGAGGTATGATGAAACAACTCTTTGGTGCATTATTTCTTTCAGGTTGTAATGCATACTGTGTGAAAATCAAATTTCATGGAAAAATGTGAGCCTACCAGTTTCGGGATTATCATTTCTTTCCCAGGCTTCTATATGGAGACAGAAAGATACAGATGCTAGTACACGTATAGTTGTTAGAACTTGCTGAGATTTTATCATATTATATGAATTGCAAAAATGGGGTGATGTGATGCAGCAAACTTGCTGGTTTGCTTGTGTTACACAATGGACGTAACTTGAATCGGAAATTTGCTGGTTTGCCGTATTTGCATTACATGCAACTTATGCGATAACTGGATTGGTAACATTAACTCAACATCATAGTGACAAGAATCTTTGGTACTATGTAACTTAGTATATGAAATCATGAAGTTTCTAACTGCCATTAGACCATTTAAGAAACTATATTTTTGTACACATCAGTAATAACATACTAATGAAAATTGTTTTTATATGCAGCTGGAAAAATTGAGAAATGAGAACCtgtctcctcttcttcctcatgacATTAATCTTATTGATCCATCACTCAGTGGTTTGGAAAGGACATTGTCACAACTTGATATGGTATGTTTGCAATGTCTATAGTAAACGTGACCTGTACTTCAACAGTTCACATTTTTGCATTTGTTATTACTCTAGGCAAATGAGCATTTGGAAAGTATTTTTCCATCATTTAAAGTGCTTCCTGGATCTGGCAATGCCTTGGAAAGGGTACTTGCTTTGGAACTTGAGCTCGCAGAAGCTCTCCAAGCAAAGAAGAAAACAGACATCCTTTTCCAGAGGTAACTGATTCAAGTGGCGTTTTCTTTTgccttttatttttaaatttgactaaacCCTATATTTACTGATTCTTTTCCTTGCTATAGTTCATTCTTGAAACAGCACAATGACGAAGCAGCAGTCTTCCAAAGCTTCAGAGACATCAACGAACTGATACAAGATACTATCGAGTTGAAGAGAAGGCAAGTAGCAGTAGAAAGTGAACTAAAAGAGATGCAGGGCAGATACTCAGAGCTCAGTGTGCAGTTTGCCGAGGTGGAGGGAGAAAGGCAGAAGCTCGAAATGAATCTGAAGAACCAGTCACCGTGGAAATCATAGTAACCAAACAGAAAACTggagatgaaaaaaaaatgtctGCCAGTTGCAAGCTTTGTAAACAATCTTCTGCGACGGCAATGAACACATTTTGTAATGTAAATATCAGTAGAATCTCAGCATATGTATCAATTGTAGAGTTGTATGTGAATGTGATATACATAAATGTAACACcttgtacaacccctgcagctCAGCTAAATTCTTGTTAATTAATTTTCTTGTGCCAATAACCAGCAGCCTTTCAAGAGTGTATTCACATCTGCTGAATCTTTAACGTTGATTGGAGCAACTCCTTGATCTGATGTTGGTACTGCCAAACAGAAAGAACCTTTTATTCATTTTCTTCTTCATGAAGTTCTGATGTGAAAACCAAATATCCCTATGTAACATTGCCTTGTCTTCGACATGGGTTTTATTTCAGGATAGCTTATTATGTTTTTGACCTTctaaacttttgaactagtcgTGTCAACCAAATTATGTTGCTTTTCCTCATAGAAGATTCAATAATAATTACTTACTTAGATTGATATGTTCACCAGATAGAACATTAAGGTGTTGACATCTTGTTCCTGAAATGTTTACTGAATATTCTAACTGTTTCTATTTGGCATCGCAATTTCTATGTTGAAAGATGTGCATATCAATCTCTAACTGTTTCAAAATTGAAAAACGCTACCTGCCATTTTTGTAGGTGCGAATATTGCTACCTGCTAACATCAGATCATGATATGCtttctacaaattttctttTCACAGTTATTGTTGACAATTGACAGATAGCAACATGGGACAAGTGACATCAGGAGTCAATAGAAAAAACACACCCAAGTCTGCAGATCACATTCGTCTGTACCGGAGCGCCTCACATTTTTGACCAGCAATAGTTAAGgcaagccggcgaccagagcaAAATGTGCGAAAAGCATCAGGAAAGCATGGATCCGATTCATACTGGTACTGCCCCGCTCTAGAATCTGATAATGTTCTGATGCGAAACCCTTATGTGCCACCATTTCAAACCAAAGAAAGAATACGCAATAAAGAACATATGTATAGATCCAAGACTCTGAAAGCGAGTCAGGAGCAGATTTGCAACAAGAAATGACAGACCAGTCTTCAGTGTGAGGCATACTGGCGTCCAACTAATGCGTTGTTAACTTTGAGATTGGCATATGTGATGTGGCAAAGAAAACCATAAAAATTAACTGACCAAAGGGAATGCTTAAGTTTTTTTATGAAATAAAGCATTTCCATGTGTCActagaccccccccccccccccgccccgcgTCACCCCCCAGCATTAATGTAAGAAGACCTCTCACGCAAGCCGAAAAAAACCCTGCCCCATCCTTACACAGGGTGTCATAAATCATACTGTAACCCGTGTGAGAGCGGGTCAGGATGAGCCAGAACCTATTTTCCATGTGCTTTGGCGTGTAGGCAAActaggggatttttttacctcagtttgaaattcgctcccaccgggagtcgaacccagaacCGGAGTGCTACTAaggccacctaaccaatccAGCTAGGCACCCGTTCGCGAGGTATCAGAAGAATATCAACAAAACTGAAACAATGTCTAGATGGGTTATTGACATTGTTGAGACCATTCCACATACTTCCATACGAAATCAGACAAAAAGGGATGAACAATAGAATTTACAGCAGTTTGAACAATGAACACGAGTTCAGATAGTACTCAGCACTATTGCCTTTGGAATTGGACAAAGTGTGACGGCTTTCACCAATCTCATGTGATGTTATATACATACGTAGAGTTAAAGCAAATCCTTATACAATTGAATTACCCAAAGTGCGCATACATAAGTACATTGCTGGCACACTACTTTCTGCAGTTCACTGATCACATCTGTAACACAAGATGAAGATCCTCTGTTCTTAATGTTGAAGCCCCAAAAGTCACCTGAGCAGATCAGATGTATGGCAGAAACATATTCATAACTGATACATGATCCAGAGCAACTCATATGCTGAGAATCTGGCAGCTGACGAGTTCAGCACCTGCAATATTCTTCGTTGCAATGGCTTTCCAAACATCTGCTTCCTGCTCCAAGGACACATCTGGGTTTTGGCAGGTTGTGCCAGCCGAAGTGGCTGCCACATCTGTAGGCTTCAGAAGGGCTGTTTGCATAATGTTGATTGTGTTGTCCACATCCTTGATGATCAAATGGAGCTTCCCAAGAAATCCTACAAGCAAGTACGGACTTTCCGACTCGGCAAAGTCCCCAACAGGTACCTGGCTTACAGCAACCTTCCAAGTATCCTCCTGAGGATCATAGTTCTTTATCTTACCGCTGTCAGAAGAAGTTGGTGGCTCCAAGGCATACAGGTCCCCATCTACAATGGTACTTAATTTTGTTCCAGCCTGCCTTGCAGGCCAACCCTCGCTCATGCCCACAGGCATTTCTGCCCATGAATTTGCCTCAGGATCAAATGTCTCCCCACCAACATCAACAAAGAAGGGCCAGGAATAAAGGCTCTGAGGAACATATAGCTTCCCTCTGTATGAGGTCATTCCAGTAGCAATCGGCTTCAGTAGCTCAGCTAGGAAGGCAGTTGGTAGAGCTTGCGCTTTCGAGAATGTCATATCTGGCAATTCTGCCCAAACCCCGGTTGCCGGGTCAAACACTTCGACAGATTGGAGTGGAGTTAACCCGTCGTTGCCTTTGCTCACACCACCAACAACGTACAGCTTGTTGTTTAACAGGCTAGCCTTGCAAAAGGCACGCCCGGTGCTCATTGGGCTCACCTCCTGCCATGAATTGACAATGGGGTCATACCTCCACACGGACTTCATCGCGAAAGCTCTAGAGAAGCCGCCCAAAACATAAAGGCAGCCATCAACGGTGCCAATGGCGCAGCCGCAGAACGGTATACTGTCTAACAAATCCTTGTGACCAAACCAGCCTCTGATAGCATAGGAGATCCTGATGCCAGCGCTCAACAGATCCATCAATCCCATCCCGGAGACACCACTCCTGCACTCTCCTCTTCGATGACTGATCCCAGGCATGAGTGGCAGCCTCTGCCATTGGTTGCTAACCGGATCAAAAGCGTGCCAAATCAGCTTGTGATCATCTGCCGTTTTCATCAGTACGTAGAGCCACTCTTCGGCCAAGCCAAATTCCCCCCGAAGACGGTACAGCTCCGCGCCAGTGATGGCGGCCTTCCAGCTCCGGGAGACCCTCTTGGCCTTGAGGTACCCGATCCTCGGCATCCTCGCGAGGATTTGCAGCGAGATCTCGTCCGGGagcccggggataagccgcgggTGGTGATGGCCACAAGGAGGAATCGACGACAGCCGCAGCTTCTTGGAGGATTCTGGTCCCAGAGCTTCGCCGTGCTCCCGTGGCTGGTTCTTGCTGGCTTGGGAGCTCAAGAACGCCCCCATTTGAACTCTTTGGCAACTTTTTATCTGCAAACAAATCAAATAGAAAAATTCACAACCGGACCGGTGAGCAAAGGCACAAATTGAGCAGCAATAATGGAGAAAAATATGGCAATTACATGCCTAAAAGCCTAAGAATCACACagcatgacaaaaaaaaaatctaaaattacCAAACCCCAAGGAAGGGTTCAACAAAACTCAGAAATCGTCCTCAAATTCCCAAGAAACACGCCCAATAAAGGCGCGTTTCCTGGCCCATAAATCCCAGGACGACCAAACCGCATCAGGCGCATTACGAATCGGGTGATCTGGAACTTACTGTTCAGCGCAGGGGCAGGAGGAGCATGAGCGTCGCATCTGGTGGCGCGTGGAGCATTCCAACCCGCGCCTGAGTGGGACAA from Panicum virgatum strain AP13 chromosome 9K, P.virgatum_v5, whole genome shotgun sequence encodes:
- the LOC120651239 gene encoding F-box/kelch-repeat protein At1g22040-like, which produces MGAFLSSQASKNQPREHGEALGPESSKKLRLSSIPPCGHHHPRLIPGLPDEISLQILARMPRIGYLKAKRVSRSWKAAITGAELYRLRGEFGLAEEWLYVLMKTADDHKLIWHAFDPVSNQWQRLPLMPGISHRRGECRSGVSGMGLMDLLSAGIRISYAIRGWFGHKDLLDSIPFCGCAIGTVDGCLYVLGGFSRAFAMKSVWRYDPIVNSWQEVSPMSTGRAFCKASLLNNKLYVVGGVSKGNDGLTPLQSVEVFDPATGVWAELPDMTFSKAQALPTAFLAELLKPIATGMTSYRGKLYVPQSLYSWPFFVDVGGETFDPEANSWAEMPVGMSEGWPARQAGTKLSTIVDGDLYALEPPTSSDSGKIKNYDPQEDTWKVAVSQVPVGDFAESESPYLLVGFLGKLHLIIKDVDNTINIMQTALLKPTDVAATSAGTTCQNPDVSLEQEADVWKAIATKNIAGAELVSCQILSI